One window of Dyadobacter sp. UC 10 genomic DNA carries:
- a CDS encoding peroxiredoxin: GRKLVLYFYPKDNTPGCTTEGLQFRDLYPKFKKAGAEVIGVSRDSLRSHDNFKAKLELPFPLISDADEALCALFDVIKMKKMYGKEVRGIERSTFLIDADGVLRQAWRGIKVPGHVDDVLSAVQAL, encoded by the coding sequence GGGCAGGAAACTAGTGCTGTACTTCTATCCGAAGGACAACACGCCGGGCTGCACGACCGAAGGGCTGCAGTTCCGCGATCTCTATCCGAAGTTCAAGAAAGCCGGCGCGGAAGTCATCGGCGTGTCGCGCGACAGCCTGCGCTCGCATGACAATTTCAAGGCGAAGCTCGAACTGCCGTTCCCGCTGATTTCCGATGCCGACGAAGCGCTGTGCGCGCTGTTCGATGTCATCAAGATGAAGAAAATGTATGGCAAGGAAGTGCGCGGAATCGAGCGCTCCACGTTCCTGATCGACGCCGACGGCGTGCTTCGCCAGGCATGGCGCGGCATCAAGGTACCGGGTCATGTGGACGACGTGCTAAGTGCTGTACAAGCGCTTTGA